In Spirochaetales bacterium, one DNA window encodes the following:
- a CDS encoding glycoside hydrolase family 9 protein — protein sequence MKGNPIQKSVNYKVFLFCLVLLTGGIFSLSAQQLGDVNRDGTVNIVDALLVAQYYVGLGPSNFSLQAADTNCDGAVTIVDALLIARYYVGLISEFPCGETPEPTNPQATAPPQVTPVQTPAGSVPTPGSLNSLGAAKIRLNQAGYESDDDYKVAVVAGSGGTFTIYDVMTGSSVFSGSCSSLGSDSATGETLYAADFSDLTTPGTYYMTAGNEPSPQFEIRDDMYGKVLYYTLRVYGANRCGPYDSWIHDHCHTLDGSILGSGRAGELAGGWHDCGDHVKFGGTLGYAAAMLLYSYIAFPDSFGDVYGMSYNGTYDSPQPDGIPDVLNEAKVATDYLLNLYDASVQDGLISSNRMYYQVGDGDDDHSWWHKPEYQDDFGQSKGGAPREVWSDITSGVAGRFAASLAMMAIVYDRHDASYASRCLDAAEDIYKIGAARYGQSGYSGGKGYYQADGRMDDDMAFAGIMLYRATGDDYYINDSTGAAYWMHVENKWQFAAYYVLSFPNIFALALHSYHQHAPTVDNSEPEVDTLIVTKDECIEWLKLDVNESAAAADVYGRKWDYGWGTCRYMMGVAATAALAHDLDPSDDSMLKIAKDQMNWVFGRNQFGMSFVVGNADDRWLTKYPQHPHHRAANPDGKNVPELSSYAATELTGATIGGPSGATAFSDKWDDYTSTETGIDYWAGTFFTAAYFIKE from the coding sequence ATGAAAGGTAATCCAATACAAAAAAGCGTGAATTACAAGGTGTTTTTGTTTTGTCTTGTTCTTTTAACTGGAGGTATTTTCTCGCTTTCGGCGCAACAACTTGGAGATGTCAACCGGGACGGTACTGTCAATATCGTCGATGCCCTCCTGGTTGCACAGTATTATGTGGGCCTTGGCCCTTCGAATTTTTCACTTCAGGCGGCTGATACAAATTGTGACGGCGCCGTCACTATCGTCGATGCACTTCTGATCGCCCGGTATTATGTCGGGCTTATCTCCGAGTTCCCGTGCGGAGAAACACCTGAACCGACAAACCCGCAGGCGACCGCTCCGCCCCAGGTAACGCCGGTTCAAACCCCCGCCGGCAGCGTTCCGACGCCGGGAAGCCTGAATTCCCTCGGCGCGGCAAAAATCAGGCTGAACCAGGCAGGGTATGAGTCGGATGATGATTACAAGGTCGCCGTTGTCGCCGGTTCCGGCGGCACCTTTACCATATACGATGTGATGACGGGAAGCAGTGTCTTTTCAGGTTCCTGTTCGAGTCTCGGTTCGGACAGCGCAACCGGTGAAACACTCTACGCCGCAGACTTTTCAGACCTGACAACACCTGGTACTTATTATATGACGGCGGGAAACGAACCCTCACCCCAATTCGAGATACGGGACGATATGTACGGCAAAGTCCTTTACTATACACTCAGGGTTTACGGAGCCAACCGCTGCGGACCGTATGATTCCTGGATCCATGATCACTGTCATACCCTCGACGGGAGTATCCTCGGAAGCGGCAGGGCGGGGGAACTCGCCGGAGGATGGCATGACTGCGGCGACCATGTCAAGTTCGGCGGGACTTTGGGCTATGCCGCGGCAATGCTTCTCTATTCATATATCGCGTTCCCCGACAGCTTTGGCGATGTGTATGGCATGAGCTATAACGGAACGTACGACAGTCCACAACCGGACGGAATTCCCGATGTCCTCAATGAAGCGAAAGTGGCAACGGATTATCTACTCAACCTCTACGATGCCTCTGTGCAGGACGGTCTCATATCATCCAACAGGATGTACTATCAGGTCGGGGACGGAGACGACGACCACTCGTGGTGGCATAAACCGGAATACCAGGACGACTTCGGACAGTCAAAGGGCGGGGCGCCCCGTGAAGTATGGAGCGACATTACTTCCGGCGTTGCGGGCCGGTTCGCCGCTTCCCTTGCCATGATGGCGATTGTCTATGACCGCCACGACGCGTCATATGCCTCACGATGCCTTGATGCGGCGGAGGACATTTATAAAATCGGCGCTGCCAGGTACGGTCAAAGCGGTTATTCCGGCGGTAAGGGGTACTACCAGGCAGACGGCCGGATGGACGATGACATGGCCTTCGCGGGTATCATGCTCTACCGGGCGACCGGGGATGATTATTATATCAACGATTCGACCGGTGCGGCGTACTGGATGCATGTCGAGAACAAGTGGCAGTTTGCCGCATATTACGTGCTTTCATTCCCCAATATCTTTGCCCTCGCACTTCACTCATACCATCAACACGCGCCGACCGTCGATAATAGCGAACCGGAAGTCGATACACTCATCGTCACGAAAGACGAATGTATCGAATGGCTGAAACTCGATGTGAACGAGTCCGCAGCCGCAGCCGACGTTTACGGCAGAAAATGGGATTACGGCTGGGGAACGTGCCGGTACATGATGGGTGTCGCCGCGACGGCGGCTCTGGCGCACGATCTCGATCCTTCGGACGACAGTATGCTTAAGATCGCGAAAGATCAGATGAACTGGGTGTTCGGACGAAACCAGTTCGGTATGAGTTTTGTCGTGGGAAATGCCGATGACCGATGGTTGACGAAATATCCGCAGCATCCCCACCACAGGGCGGCCAATCCGGACGGCAAAAATGTGCCTGAACTCTCCTCGTATGCCGCTACTGAACTCACCGGTGCGACGATCGGCGGACCATCGGGAGCGACGGCGTTCAGTGACAAATGGGATGACTATACATCCACCGAAACCGGTATCGATTACTGGGCGGGAACCTTTTTTACGGCCGCATATTTTATAAAGGAATAA
- a CDS encoding extracellular solute-binding protein translates to MKKALIMLLVLVVLGATAFAGTQPKGDQKVVVKAMAYGDNSNQEGQNWVRIVEAFEKENPNIDIQYEMLYDEAYHQKVTARLASGDVPHLAYMGADARWGLPWKEAGQQVDHRPFMDTNYYDMSLIPDMGPNGEIYEIPLGTSNICTVLYMNKKLVESLGFTTPTTYEDLVAMVPKAKAAGLDVVSIDGADGWAWGSCLMSCIIARLSGDAHWVSKAVDGQNKFTDKVFVDSLAMITRMRKDGVISEKAVLVDYGANISNFSTEKALFMVQGQWAAGGIDPTVADNTLMLAWPKFPGEKANMAGSVAAAIQVGYGITKAGAADPAVRDAALKFVKYFYSEPETTQRLRDGAIVAPILKNYKVPDDLPSIVKQKVSLAQNAQNTDVIDAFLSGAPNDALNAGMQKIASGTATAQDVANEVQSLLK, encoded by the coding sequence ATGAAAAAAGCATTAATAATGTTATTAGTGTTGGTCGTGCTGGGAGCCACTGCGTTTGCCGGAACCCAGCCAAAAGGCGACCAGAAAGTCGTTGTGAAGGCGATGGCGTATGGTGACAATTCCAATCAGGAAGGGCAAAACTGGGTTCGTATCGTTGAGGCATTTGAAAAAGAAAATCCGAATATCGATATCCAGTATGAAATGCTTTATGATGAAGCATATCACCAGAAAGTAACCGCCCGTTTGGCTTCAGGCGATGTCCCCCATCTGGCTTACATGGGCGCTGATGCACGCTGGGGTCTTCCGTGGAAAGAAGCCGGCCAGCAGGTCGATCACAGACCGTTCATGGACACAAATTACTATGACATGAGTCTGATTCCCGATATGGGTCCGAACGGCGAGATTTATGAAATTCCTCTCGGAACGTCAAACATCTGTACAGTTCTTTACATGAACAAAAAACTCGTGGAATCACTCGGTTTCACCACACCGACGACCTACGAAGATCTCGTTGCAATGGTTCCCAAAGCCAAGGCAGCCGGTCTCGATGTTGTCTCGATCGACGGCGCGGACGGATGGGCATGGGGTTCATGTCTTATGTCTTGTATTATCGCACGTCTTTCAGGCGACGCGCACTGGGTTTCCAAAGCCGTTGACGGCCAGAACAAGTTCACGGACAAGGTATTCGTCGACTCACTCGCGATGATCACACGGATGAGAAAAGACGGCGTCATTTCCGAAAAAGCGGTACTCGTTGACTATGGCGCCAATATTTCCAATTTCAGCACGGAAAAGGCCCTTTTCATGGTTCAGGGACAGTGGGCTGCCGGCGGTATCGATCCGACCGTTGCCGACAATACCCTCATGCTCGCATGGCCGAAGTTCCCGGGTGAAAAAGCAAATATGGCCGGTTCTGTTGCAGCGGCTATCCAGGTCGGTTACGGCATTACCAAGGCCGGCGCTGCCGATCCCGCCGTTCGCGACGCGGCCCTCAAGTTCGTCAAATACTTCTACAGCGAACCGGAGACGACACAGCGGCTGAGAGACGGCGCCATCGTTGCTCCTATTCTTAAAAACTACAAAGTGCCCGACGATCTTCCGAGTATAGTAAAGCAGAAAGTCAGCCTCGCACAGAACGCACAGAACACCGACGTTATCGACGCTTTCTTAAGCGGTGCTCCGAACGACGCACTCAATGCCGGTATGCAGAAAATCGCTTCCGGTACGGCAACGGCACAGGATGTTGCTAATGAGGTTCAGTCACTCCTTAAATAG
- a CDS encoding sugar ABC transporter permease, translated as MKTRNYKMILTYIGFVGPALLIYLFIIAYPIVYSVWLSFTDFNPTVRGGAWNFIGFLQYNTMFTDPLFWHAFKNNMIVVAVSVFGQIPIGFILAYILFRKQIRSRSFFQSMVFLPQFLSTIVIGILFKRLFQADGPIAVLIQTLSHNPAAQFDLMIKPETVMIPIGFALIWMYTGFYMLIFLANLQKIDDSMIEAAQIDGASEPQIFVKIMVPVLSTAILIAVILAIAGSLRGFELIFGMTTRGITRRNAMVLPIFMYQTAFEDYRNPMRFAYGSAISNAIVLISVTLILLSNFIANRLGVGEEHKYG; from the coding sequence ATGAAAACGCGTAATTACAAAATGATTCTGACATATATCGGATTTGTCGGACCTGCGCTTCTGATTTATCTATTCATCATCGCCTATCCGATCGTCTATTCGGTGTGGCTCAGTTTTACGGATTTCAATCCGACGGTCCGTGGGGGGGCCTGGAATTTTATCGGATTTCTTCAATATAATACGATGTTTACCGATCCGCTTTTCTGGCATGCTTTCAAAAACAACATGATCGTTGTTGCGGTATCCGTTTTCGGACAAATACCGATCGGATTTATCCTTGCGTATATCCTTTTCCGAAAACAGATACGGTCACGAAGCTTTTTCCAGTCCATGGTGTTTCTTCCCCAGTTTCTCTCGACGATCGTCATCGGGATACTTTTTAAACGTCTCTTTCAGGCGGACGGCCCTATCGCCGTATTGATCCAGACACTTTCGCATAATCCGGCCGCCCAATTCGATCTGATGATCAAACCGGAGACGGTCATGATTCCCATCGGGTTCGCCCTCATCTGGATGTACACGGGATTTTATATGCTGATTTTTCTGGCCAATCTTCAAAAGATCGACGATTCGATGATCGAGGCGGCGCAGATCGACGGGGCTTCGGAACCCCAGATATTCGTAAAAATCATGGTACCGGTGTTGTCGACCGCAATTTTGATCGCGGTCATTCTCGCGATTGCCGGTTCGTTACGCGGTTTCGAACTTATCTTCGGGATGACCACCCGCGGTATTACACGACGCAACGCGATGGTGCTCCCTATTTTTATGTATCAAACCGCTTTTGAAGATTACAGAAATCCGATGCGGTTTGCCTATGGAAGCGCGATTTCAAACGCGATTGTCTTGATAAGCGTGACGCTCATTCTCTTGAGTAATTTTATTGCAAATCGATTGGGTGTCGGGGAGGAGCATAAATATGGGTGA
- a CDS encoding carbohydrate ABC transporter permease → MFVWIATVVVYTIAGAVIDIIFNIFKINRFTTKVISYIVFVSWTIITVIPLIWMLYTSFKSNEEITLNPFSLPHDLFDNYNDEYVVIPPQLNVIPDYDIDIDKRERLIVESTTIAPQRRLMVFFLVKEELPPEIANLKVGERLSVSQLPFHMQLKISWDTIWFNFISSFNRGGLGFKFINSVLYSGVSTFFIIILGLMVGFALSKMKFPRMSFFIGGLIGLGYLLSINSVIIPLFLMLSSVNLTDTHFGIILVYIAFGLPMSVMLSTQFLGGLPDSLIESAHIDGASTMHTFISIILPMSIPVAVTIGIIQALGIWNEFLLVLVLASSESTKSLPVGVFSFSSQTSTQYGWQIAALVIAVLPAMIIYFIFNKQISKGVVAGAIKG, encoded by the coding sequence ATGTTTGTGTGGATTGCCACCGTTGTCGTTTATACGATAGCCGGGGCCGTCATCGATATCATTTTCAATATTTTCAAAATAAACAGGTTTACCACAAAGGTGATTTCCTATATCGTATTTGTTTCATGGACTATCATCACCGTTATTCCCCTCATATGGATGCTCTATACATCGTTCAAATCAAATGAAGAGATAACGCTGAATCCGTTCTCTCTTCCCCACGACCTGTTCGACAATTATAATGACGAATATGTCGTTATTCCTCCCCAGTTGAATGTCATTCCGGATTATGACATCGATATCGACAAGCGGGAGCGGCTTATTGTCGAATCGACGACGATCGCCCCGCAGCGCCGTTTGATGGTATTTTTTCTGGTAAAAGAGGAGCTGCCGCCCGAAATCGCGAATCTCAAAGTCGGAGAACGGCTTTCAGTATCACAGCTTCCGTTTCACATGCAGCTGAAGATCAGCTGGGACACGATATGGTTTAATTTTATTTCATCCTTCAACCGCGGGGGACTTGGATTCAAGTTTATCAATAGTGTTCTATATTCCGGCGTTTCGACTTTTTTCATCATCATCCTGGGATTGATGGTCGGTTTTGCGTTGAGCAAGATGAAGTTCCCCCGGATGTCGTTCTTTATCGGGGGTCTTATCGGCCTCGGTTATCTTTTGAGTATCAATTCGGTCATTATACCGTTGTTTCTCATGTTATCATCGGTCAACCTGACCGATACCCATTTCGGTATTATCCTTGTCTATATCGCGTTCGGATTGCCGATGTCCGTCATGCTTTCCACCCAGTTTCTCGGCGGACTCCCCGACAGTCTCATCGAATCGGCCCATATCGACGGGGCGTCGACCATGCATACCTTTATCAGTATCATTCTGCCCATGTCGATTCCTGTCGCCGTTACGATCGGGATTATCCAGGCCCTCGGGATATGGAACGAGTTCCTCCTCGTTCTGGTCCTCGCGAGTTCCGAGTCGACAAAATCGCTCCCCGTCGGGGTCTTCTCGTTTTCCAGTCAGACGAGTACCCAGTACGGCTGGCAGATCGCCGCGCTTGTGATCGCGGTTCTCCCGGCGATGATAATATATTTTATCTTCAACAAACAGATATCAAAGGGTGTTGTGGCAGGAGCAATCAAGGGGTAG
- the lnt gene encoding apolipoprotein N-acyltransferase encodes MKHAISPLIITGILFLLCSFILLILCFYGPIVLDVKSTVFIYPLYCVKEGPEIDLIRTQFSRRLDGSRRYIVIEREYAERELERNGTTLAEVMKTPSSARYAEAAKIIGADKFIMGYIYIFEDSYELFVNVHITKLAEGVLKEKVTAGSAEELIAKIPVLIGKLDGSEKNYSLPEILYFFALFFHALFGMFLLVQGFHIPFIRERDRLARTIDRLSMRIPELLLMYSLLLFIFSYIYASNANMDYVQKFMATGGKVHLATSTEQERLNAVFRYMPLLGLSCYCFIWMRVKRKRLGMENIINGDFRVLWAFPLTVFSALLASLSLPNFLDISGWAILGYISLIPLFMVMEKNSYASCVFYGTLFGTCHTVFNSYWLGTFNLVSLQIVMIIFLISYLIFMIPAVWLYRRAGPLRFLVFPAAWVVFDYLQSIGFAGYPWGMFGTSQYGFVPLIQTAAITGVWGITFIVVLANSAAAHLVNSLLDNKRKGMLFPLGLFGGLFILVLSAGFIYLGVTNRNATVGNGRTVRIAQIQDSMDPRKHSTYQVMETLIKITQKALEQKPDLIVWPEGSFDLDYLAFPEAIAARNLREFQESTGTWLLTGTVEYKDREFARNAGPEEFLDAYNAAMLLSPDGEVVRRYYKIHLVPFTEYFPYEKELPWLYRMLKEFDINWWEKGETRVIFRHPKFSFFTPICYEDVFPAEIALFVRDGADVIMNLSNDFWSLSPVEGKQHAVNALFRAVENARPLLRTTTSGLTCYIDINGRIKKRLPYYEEGYYVVDVPLPDGNLTFYTMTGDWFPWFLLAGLCVLLFPTLMLWIRKKRKR; translated from the coding sequence ATGAAACACGCTATATCACCGTTAATTATTACAGGCATACTCTTTCTTCTTTGCTCATTCATACTTCTGATCCTCTGCTTTTACGGGCCGATCGTGCTTGATGTGAAATCCACTGTTTTTATATATCCACTGTATTGCGTCAAAGAAGGCCCGGAAATCGACCTAATACGAACACAATTTTCGCGCCGGCTTGACGGATCGAGAAGGTATATCGTGATCGAACGGGAATACGCCGAAAGAGAACTCGAGCGGAACGGAACGACACTCGCTGAAGTCATGAAAACCCCTTCGAGCGCGCGGTATGCTGAAGCTGCAAAAATAATCGGCGCAGACAAGTTTATTATGGGTTATATATATATCTTTGAAGACTCATATGAGTTGTTCGTCAATGTCCACATTACAAAGCTGGCCGAAGGCGTGCTGAAAGAAAAAGTTACGGCCGGAAGCGCGGAGGAGTTGATCGCGAAAATACCGGTATTGATCGGAAAGCTTGACGGTAGTGAAAAAAACTATTCCCTGCCGGAAATACTCTACTTTTTCGCACTGTTTTTTCATGCACTTTTCGGCATGTTTCTTCTCGTACAAGGATTTCATATCCCGTTCATCCGTGAAAGGGATCGTCTTGCCCGAACAATTGACAGGTTATCGATGCGGATACCGGAATTGCTGCTGATGTACTCACTCCTGCTTTTTATTTTCTCCTATATTTATGCCTCAAACGCAAATATGGACTATGTGCAGAAATTCATGGCAACGGGCGGGAAAGTACACCTGGCGACAAGTACCGAACAGGAACGATTGAACGCCGTCTTCAGGTATATGCCGCTTCTCGGTTTGAGTTGTTACTGTTTCATCTGGATGAGAGTAAAGCGGAAACGATTGGGAATGGAGAACATCATTAACGGGGACTTCAGAGTATTATGGGCTTTTCCGCTAACCGTCTTCTCCGCGCTGCTCGCCTCCCTCTCCCTTCCGAATTTTCTCGATATCTCAGGATGGGCGATACTTGGGTATATCAGTCTGATCCCGCTGTTCATGGTGATGGAAAAGAACTCTTATGCATCATGTGTCTTCTACGGGACACTCTTCGGCACCTGTCATACGGTATTCAACAGCTACTGGCTGGGAACCTTCAACCTTGTCTCTCTCCAGATCGTGATGATTATTTTTCTCATCTCATATCTCATCTTTATGATTCCGGCAGTGTGGTTGTACCGCCGTGCGGGGCCGCTTCGTTTTCTGGTCTTCCCGGCCGCCTGGGTGGTATTCGATTATCTCCAGTCAATCGGATTCGCCGGCTACCCGTGGGGAATGTTCGGCACCTCGCAATACGGATTTGTCCCGCTGATACAGACAGCGGCGATAACCGGGGTGTGGGGGATTACCTTTATTGTTGTTTTAGCCAATTCGGCGGCGGCACATCTTGTCAACTCACTGCTGGATAATAAACGAAAAGGCATGCTTTTCCCCCTGGGCCTGTTCGGTGGACTCTTTATTCTCGTGCTTTCGGCCGGTTTCATCTATCTCGGTGTCACGAACCGGAATGCGACGGTGGGGAATGGAAGAACGGTCCGCATCGCCCAGATCCAGGACAGTATGGACCCGCGAAAGCACTCGACGTACCAGGTCATGGAAACGCTTATAAAAATCACTCAGAAAGCGCTGGAACAAAAGCCCGATCTCATCGTATGGCCCGAAGGCTCGTTCGATCTCGATTATCTGGCATTCCCTGAAGCGATTGCCGCAAGAAACCTCCGTGAATTTCAGGAGTCAACCGGTACCTGGCTTCTCACCGGGACGGTGGAATACAAGGATAGAGAGTTTGCCCGAAACGCGGGGCCCGAGGAGTTTCTCGATGCGTACAACGCCGCCATGTTGCTTTCGCCTGACGGTGAGGTGGTCCGGCGTTATTATAAAATTCACCTTGTTCCATTTACCGAATATTTTCCGTACGAAAAGGAACTGCCATGGCTGTACAGGATGCTTAAAGAGTTCGATATCAACTGGTGGGAGAAGGGAGAAACACGGGTAATATTCCGTCACCCGAAATTTTCTTTTTTTACACCGATCTGCTATGAGGATGTTTTTCCCGCTGAAATAGCGTTGTTCGTGAGAGACGGGGCGGATGTGATCATGAATCTTTCCAATGATTTCTGGTCGCTTTCACCGGTCGAAGGAAAACAGCATGCGGTCAATGCCTTGTTCAGGGCGGTGGAAAACGCCCGGCCGCTGCTACGGACAACCACATCGGGGCTGACCTGTTACATCGATATTAACGGAAGGATAAAAAAGAGACTGCCGTATTACGAGGAAGGCTATTATGTCGTCGATGTTCCGCTTCCCGATGGAAACCTCACCTTTTATACCATGACGGGAGACTGGTTCCCGTGGTTTTTACTCGCGGGACTCTGTGTCTTGCTGTTTCCGACATTGATGTTATGGATAAGGAAAAAAAGGAAAAGATGA
- a CDS encoding aldo/keto reductase — MKRRQLGNTGLMVSEIGFGAFQIGDEYARGRMSLQEAVSLVHAARDAGCNFFDTAPLYGGGKSEEILGVAFSGRREEVIINTKCGHYPGETGRNFDPALIRESVEKSLGRLKTDYIDSLILHNPPGELLSASAPHYEVFERLKEEGKIRAYGASLDWSHELFALIDNTKSRVIEVLFNIFHQEPKTAFGRAEAKGVGLIVKVPFDSGWLSGRYDGNTIFTDLRRRWTPEIKARREILVRKVGNLMAMFGISDSPGESYIKTALGFVLSFAGISTVIPGFKNLKQVTSCFSAAEQPLTKKLIVSFEELWNTELKDDPVPW; from the coding sequence ATGAAAAGAAGACAATTGGGAAATACCGGATTGATGGTTTCGGAAATTGGATTCGGAGCGTTTCAGATCGGGGATGAATATGCCCGCGGCCGGATGTCATTACAGGAAGCCGTATCGCTTGTTCATGCCGCCCGTGATGCGGGGTGTAATTTTTTTGACACGGCACCCCTCTATGGCGGGGGAAAAAGTGAGGAAATTCTCGGTGTGGCTTTTTCCGGCAGGAGGGAGGAGGTCATCATCAACACGAAGTGCGGCCATTATCCGGGAGAAACGGGCAGGAACTTCGATCCTGCATTGATCCGGGAAAGCGTCGAGAAGAGTCTCGGCAGATTGAAAACAGATTATATCGATTCCCTTATCCTGCATAATCCGCCCGGGGAACTCCTTTCGGCATCCGCCCCCCACTATGAGGTGTTCGAACGGCTTAAAGAGGAAGGGAAAATTCGCGCCTATGGGGCCTCCCTCGACTGGAGTCATGAACTTTTTGCCCTTATCGATAATACCAAAAGCAGGGTGATAGAGGTCCTTTTCAATATCTTCCATCAGGAACCGAAAACGGCATTCGGCAGGGCGGAGGCAAAGGGGGTGGGACTTATTGTGAAGGTGCCGTTCGATTCGGGGTGGCTTTCCGGCAGGTATGACGGAAACACCATATTTACCGATTTGAGAAGAAGATGGACGCCTGAAATAAAGGCCCGCCGCGAAATCCTTGTCCGGAAAGTGGGAAATCTCATGGCAATGTTCGGCATATCGGACAGTCCCGGGGAATCGTATATCAAAACGGCGCTGGGATTTGTACTCTCTTTCGCCGGAATCTCGACCGTTATCCCCGGTTTCAAGAACCTCAAACAGGTGACCTCATGTTTTTCCGCGGCCGAACAGCCTCTGACAAAAAAACTCATCGTAAGCTTCGAGGAATTATGGAATACCGAATTGAAAGACGATCCGGTGCCGTGGTAG